AGCATGGCCTCGCCGAAGGCCTCCTTGGAAGCGAAGTAGTGATAGAACGAGCCCTTCGGAACGCCGGCGGAGGCAAGCACCTCGTTGAGGCCGACCGCCGAGAAGCCCTTGCCGCCCATGATGCGCTGGCCCGTAGCGAGGATCTTCTCGCGGACGTCGAAGGTTTCGATGGTGGCGGTGGCGGTGGTCATGGGTAGAGACCATACCCTCAATTAGACCAGTCGTCTACAGCTATTTTCGAAGCGGCTTCGCGGCAGACGCGAAGCTGGAGCAGTTCGTCGTGGATCCGTGTTAGTCCGGCGATGACGGCCTTGTCGGTTCAGCTTTCCTGGGTATCCGGCCTGACGAGCACCAGCTTCCCGAGCATGCTGCCGGCTTCAAGCTGCCGGTGCGCCTCGATCAGGCGTGCGGCATCGATACCGTCGATACGCTGCGTCAGCGTATGCGTGATGTCGCCCCGGTCGACCAACTCCGCCACCCGCCGCAGCAACGCATGCTGGCGCGCCATGGTGGCTGTGCCGAACATGGCACGGGTAAACATGAGCTCCCAGTGGATCGAGATCGATTTGCCCTTGAAAGGCGTGATGTCGACGCTGGCCGGATCGTCGATCAAGGCGAACTGGCCTTCCGGCACCAGCGTCTCGGCCACTTGCGGTACGTACGTCGCGCTGTGGTTGAGGCCGATCACATAGGCGAGCCCGTCGATACCCAAGGCCTGCAATTGCGGCTTCCAGGGCTGGTGGTGGTCGATCGTGTGATGGGCGCCGTGATTGAGCACCCAGTCGCGCGTTTCCGGGCGCGACGCTGTACCAACGATCGTCAGGCCCGTGAGCGCACGCGCAAGCTGGGTCAGGATCGAGCCGACACCTCCCGCGGCGCCCACCACCAGCAGGACGCGGTGCTCCGTGGGGTCCGCTTCGTGCACGCGCAGCCGGTCGAACAGGAGTTCCCAGGCGGTGATCGCCGTCAAGGGCAGCGATGCGGCCTCGGCAAAGTCCAGCGAAGCAGGCATGGGACCGACGATACGCTCGTCCACGGCCTGCCGTTCCGCGTTGCTGCCCGGGCGCGTGATATCGCCGGCATACCACACGCGGTCACCGGCCTTGAAGCGCGTCACGCCCGGGCCGACCGCCTTGACGATACCGGCGGCGTCCCAGCCCAGGATGCGCGGCTGTCCGGCCGGCACATCGCCATGGGCACGGACCTTGGTATCCACCGGGTTGACCGACACGGCGCGCACATCGACCAACAGGTCGTGCTCACGCAGCGCCGGCTCGGGCACGTCGACGTCCTGCAACGCCTGGGGCTGGTCGATGGGAAGGTTCTTGAAGAAGCCGACGGCTTTCATGGGGTGTGTTTCTCCGTAACGGGTGCGGAAGCGATGACGCTATTCTTGCCTGGGATGAGGTCGCTTACTTGTATACGCCCAGTTGCTTGAGCAACACGAGGTTGTCTTCCAGGTGCCCGTTGTCGTGATCCGTCCATCCGTTTAGCAACAAGGGCATAGCGATGAGCGAAGTAGGCTTGTCGTTCGCTGAGCACATCGCGTCCCGCTGAAAGACGGTGTTGCTGGTCTCACGTTACAGGAGAGAGTGTTCCCAGCCACGCCACGAGCCCAAGGATCATCCCGGCCAAACCCGTCTCCACCAACACGCTGCGCTGAAGGAGACGCAAGGCCCGGCTGGGTTCTCCCTGCTGCCTTGCGATGGTAAGCGCGGGAGCCAGCCGGTAGCGGTTCATGCTCGCCACCACGAGCATCATCCCGAACAGCCACAGCTTGATGACGAGAAGATGGCCATAGCGGGTGCTCGCCAGCGTCTCCCACGAGACTCCGGCGATCATCACGTAGTTGATGACACCCGTCAGCATGAGCAGCGCGACGATCCATACACCGACACGCGTAAAGCCATGTGCGGCCTCGCTTAGGAGGTCGATGGATTGTGGATGCCCGCGCCGTGCGTCTCGGGCAAGCAGGACGAACGCCACGAGTGCTCCCCACCAGGCACCAGCGGCCCAAAGGTGAACGATATCGGCTGCCAGATGAGCCATGCCGCGCGCCGCCGCATCCATCGCGCCATGCCCGGTCCAGGCAAGGCTGGCTAACGAAGCCGCACCGGCGACGGACGCGATAGTCCACATCGGCCTGGCCGGCCGACGCAGCGCGTGCCCCATAAACAGCAACGCCAGCAGCGCCACCATACGGACCTGCCAAGCCCAACCCATCGTGGTGTCGACTACCAGCACGGCGTACGTCGACATAGGGATGTCGGACCACGCCGCGGCGCCAGCCATGCCCTTGGCCGACCACGCCAGAGCAGCGACCGAGAGCACAAGCCCTGATATCGATCCGAAGGCGATCAGCCGGCTATACGACCTGCCCACCCTGCCTGCGCGGTGCGCCTCAGGCAAGGTGTGGAGTGCAAAGAGCGGCACGCCAAACAGCATCATCAAGTCGCCGTAGAGTGCCCAGCGCAAGACGATCATCGGCAGCGCGTCACCCACCGATTTACTTCACTTCGAACGTAAACGAACCTTTGACCGCGTGCGTATCTACCGAAACCACGTGCCAGTCAACGCGGTAACTGCCTCGCGTCAGCGGACGGGTTGGCGTAACTACAAGTGTCTGGCCGTCCGTCCCCGTCGCGACCGCGGTAGCGACCTTCGCCGGCGCCATGGCCATGCCGGGCATGGCTGTGATCATGACGTCGGCAGCGGAAAATTGCGGCATCAACGCCTCGGAAAAGGTCAGCTGGATGCTACGAGGAGCTGCACCGACGGCTTTGTCGGCGGGCGTCGAGGAGATGAGCTTGGGGTGGGCGAGGGCGCTGCCGCTGAGGAGGAAGGCGGCAAGGCCGAGCCACGTGACAGCAAGGCGTCGGAATGTAGGCATGTCAGTCCTGGTGGTCATCGGCTTGGAGGTTCACACGGAAAGGTGAGTGTGGAGCGCGGTGTGGGTGAATCCACCGCTTCCGGCGCCAAGCATGGGACATGGACCGACGCGAGAGTCAAGCTCGGTATGCATGCGGCTGGTCGCCACATTCCATAGGTGAATTCACCGCGTCACAAGACCGCTTCAGCCTCCGACAAGAAAAGCCATGTCGCTCTAATGCGTTTACTGCGTTTACTGCGTTTGCAAGCGCAATGCCATTCGGAATCCATTGCTCAATCTGAGCCTTCGCTTCGCGCGCTGACTGCTGTGGCTGGAAGGTGTCGTTTGGATCGTTTCCACTCACGGCATTACATCCGTGCATGGCGACGGAGAGAGGAAAGATGCAGATCAATAGCGCTCGGGTCGATCTTTTCACGACGCGATATCCCTGGCGATGTGGGTATTGCCGTCTGGATGGTGACATTACGTGATCTTGGCCAGGTTCTGAACGACCGCTTGGCGGGTTGGCGCTACGCTCAGTAAAATGTAAAAATCAAGGGTTGAACGCCTCCTTTATGCCACCGGTCCCCGAAATAAATTGAAGACCCCCCAAGGCCTGCAGCCGTTGATCGATGACGGCATCATTGACGACGTGCTCCGGCCACTCAAGAGCGGCAAGGAGGCGGCGGTGTACGTTGTCCGTAGCGGCAACGACGTCCGCTGCGCCAAGGTCTACAAGGACATGGCGCATCGAAGCTTTCAGCAGCGCGTGCAGTATCAGGAAGGCCGCAAGGTAAGCAGCAGCCGCGAGGCGCGCGCCATCGGCAAGGGAAGCAAGTACGGGCGCAAGCAGCAGGAAGTTGCCTGGAAGAACGCTGAGGTCGATGCGCTTTACCAGTTGCGCGATGCCGGTGTTCGCGTGCCCGAGCCGTTCGGCTATTTCCACGGCGTGCTGGTGATGGAACTGGTCACGGACGCCGATGGCCTGTCCGCCCCCCGCCTGGGCGAGGTCGATCTCAGCGCCGATGAGGCTCGGGAATACCATCGGATCCTCGTGCGGCAGGTCGTGCTGATGCTGTGTGCGGGATTGATCCACGGCGATCTTTCCCCGTACAACGTCCTTGTCGGTCCGGATGGCCCTGTCGTGATCGATTTTCCGCAAGTCGTCAGTGCTACGGGAAATAATGCGGCGCGCAACATGCTGCTGCGTGACGTCAACAATCTCACCGCCTACCTTGGACGCTCGGCGCCCGAGTTGCTGGAGACGTGGTACGGCGAGGAGATGTGGGCCTTGCTGCAGGCCGGCGATCTCCGCGCCGATACGGAACTGACCGGTCATTTCGAGCCGGATGAGTCCGAGGTCGATCTGGACAGCATCCGGCAGTCCATCAATGACGCAAGAGAAGAAATGCTTATACGGCAGCAGGGACGTGAGGCGGCGGAAGAAGACTAGGGGTCAAGGACGCCATTGCATCCACCCAACCCCTTCCCTAAATTGGTGCAATGCAAGCACCAACCCAAG
This DNA window, taken from Luteibacter sp. 9135, encodes the following:
- a CDS encoding zinc-binding alcohol dehydrogenase family protein: MKAVGFFKNLPIDQPQALQDVDVPEPALREHDLLVDVRAVSVNPVDTKVRAHGDVPAGQPRILGWDAAGIVKAVGPGVTRFKAGDRVWYAGDITRPGSNAERQAVDERIVGPMPASLDFAEAASLPLTAITAWELLFDRLRVHEADPTEHRVLLVVGAAGGVGSILTQLARALTGLTIVGTASRPETRDWVLNHGAHHTIDHHQPWKPQLQALGIDGLAYVIGLNHSATYVPQVAETLVPEGQFALIDDPASVDITPFKGKSISIHWELMFTRAMFGTATMARQHALLRRVAELVDRGDITHTLTQRIDGIDAARLIEAHRQLEAGSMLGKLVLVRPDTQES
- the copD gene encoding copper homeostasis membrane protein CopD gives rise to the protein MGDALPMIVLRWALYGDLMMLFGVPLFALHTLPEAHRAGRVGRSYSRLIAFGSISGLVLSVAALAWSAKGMAGAAAWSDIPMSTYAVLVVDTTMGWAWQVRMVALLALLFMGHALRRPARPMWTIASVAGAASLASLAWTGHGAMDAAARGMAHLAADIVHLWAAGAWWGALVAFVLLARDARRGHPQSIDLLSEAAHGFTRVGVWIVALLMLTGVINYVMIAGVSWETLASTRYGHLLVIKLWLFGMMLVVASMNRYRLAPALTIARQQGEPSRALRLLQRSVLVETGLAGMILGLVAWLGTLSPVT
- the copC gene encoding copper homeostasis periplasmic binding protein CopC — protein: MPTFRRLAVTWLGLAAFLLSGSALAHPKLISSTPADKAVGAAPRSIQLTFSEALMPQFSAADVMITAMPGMAMAPAKVATAVATGTDGQTLVVTPTRPLTRGSYRVDWHVVSVDTHAVKGSFTFEVK
- a CDS encoding PA4780 family RIO1-like protein kinase, whose amino-acid sequence is MKTPQGLQPLIDDGIIDDVLRPLKSGKEAAVYVVRSGNDVRCAKVYKDMAHRSFQQRVQYQEGRKVSSSREARAIGKGSKYGRKQQEVAWKNAEVDALYQLRDAGVRVPEPFGYFHGVLVMELVTDADGLSAPRLGEVDLSADEAREYHRILVRQVVLMLCAGLIHGDLSPYNVLVGPDGPVVIDFPQVVSATGNNAARNMLLRDVNNLTAYLGRSAPELLETWYGEEMWALLQAGDLRADTELTGHFEPDESEVDLDSIRQSINDAREEMLIRQQGREAAEED